ATTCAGACTCGCTTTCGCTACGGCTCCACATTTACTGCTTAACCTTGCATCAAATCGTAACTCGCCGGTTCATTCTACAAAAGGCACGCCATCACCCATTAACGGGCTCTGACTACTTGTAAGCACACGGTTTCAGGTTCTATTTCACTCCCCTTCCGGGGTGCTTTTCACCTTTCCCTCACGGTACTGGTTCACTATCGGTCACTAGAGAGTATTTAGCCTTAGGAGATGGTCCTCCCAGATTCCGACGGAATTTCACGTGTTCCGTCGTACTCAGGATCCACTCAAGAGAGACAACATTTTCGACTACAGGATTATTACCTTCTTTGATTCATCTTTCCAGATGATTCGTCTAATGTCGTCCTTTGTAACTCCGTATAGAGTGTCCTACAACCCCAACAAGCAAGCTTGTTGGTTTGGGCTCTTCCCGTTTCGCTCGCCGCTACTAAGGGAATCGAATTTTCTTTCTCTTCCTCCGGGTACTAAGATGTTTCAGTTCTCCGGGTGTGCCTTCTGATATGCTATGTATTCACATATCGATAACATGACATAACTCATGCTGGGTTTCCCCATTCGGAAATCTCTGGATCAAAGCTTACTTACAGCTCCCCAAAGCATATCGTCGTTAGTAACGTCCTTCATCGGCTTCTAGTGCCAAGGCATCCACCGTGCGCCCTTAATAACTTAATCTATGTTTCCACCATTTTTATAAGTCAAACGTTAACATGAAGTTACGTTCTTTTATAAAAAGATTTAAACGCGTTATTAATCTTGTGAGTGTTCTTTCGAACACTAGCGATTATTTCTTATGAATTCAAGCTTATTTAAAACTCTTTATTCACTCGGTTTTGCTTGGTAAAATCTATATTTTACTTACTTATCTAGTTTTCAATGTACAAATAATGGTGGAGACTAGCGGGATCGAACCGCTGACCTCCTGCGTGCAAAGCAGGCGCTCTCCCAGCTGAGCTAAGCCCCCAAATAGGTATTAAATTAATGGTGGGCCTAAGTGGACTCGAACCACCGACCTCACGCTTATCAGGCGTGCGCTCTAACCAGCTGAGCTATAGGCCCATTAATTTGAATGAACAAACATTCAAAACTGAATACAATATGTCACGTTATTCCGCATCTTCTGAAGAAGATGTTCCGAATATATCCTTAGAAAGGAGGTGATCCAGCCGCACCTTCCGATACGGCTACCTTGTTACGACTTCACCCCAATCATTTGTCCCACCTTCGACGGCTAGCTCCTAAAAGGTTACTCCACCGGCTTCGGGTGTTACAAACTCTCGTGGTGTGACGGGCGGTGTGTACAAGACCCGGGAACGTATTCACCGTAGCATGCTGATCTACGATTACTAGCGATTCCAGCTTCATGTAGTCGAGTTGCAGACTACAATCCGAACTGAGAACAACTTTATGGGATTTGCTTGACCTCACGGTTTCGCTGCCCTTTGTATTGTCCATTGTAGCACGTGTGTAGCCCAAATCATAAGGGGCATGATGATTTGACGTCATCCCCACCTTCCTCCGGTTTGTCACCGGCAGTCAACTTAGAGTGCCCAACTTAATGATGGCAACTAAGCTTAAGGGTTGCGCTCGTTGCGGGACTTAACCCAACATCTCACGACACGAGCTGACGACAACCATGCACCACCTGTCACTTTGTCCCCCGAAGGGGAAAGCTCTATCTCTAGAGTTGTCAAAGGATGTCAAGATTTGGTAAGGTTCTTCGCGTTGCTTCGAATTAAACCACATGCTCCACCGCTTGTGCGGGTCCCCGTCAATTCCTTTGAGTTTCAACCTTGCGGTCGTACTCCCCAGGCGGAGTGCTTAATGCGTTAGCTGCAGCACTAAGGGGCGGAAACCCCCTAACACTTAGCACTCATCGTTTACGGCGTGGACTACCAGGGTATCTAATCCTGTTTGATCCCCACGCTTTCGCACATCAGCGTCAGTTACAGACCAGAAAGTCGCCTTCGCCACTGGTGTTCCTCCATATCTCTGCGCATTTCACCGCTACACATGGAATTCCACTTTCCTCTTCTGCACTCAAGTTTTCCAGTTTCCAATGACCCTCCACGGTTGAGCCGTGGGCTTTCACATCAGACTTAAAAAACCGCCTACGCGCGCTTTACGCCCAATAATTCCGGATAACGCTTGCCACCTACGTATTACCGCGGCTGCTGGCACGTAGTTAGCCGTGGCTTTCTGATTAGGTACCGTCAAGATGTGCACAGTTACTTACACATATGTTCTTCCCTAATAACAGAGTTTTACGATCCGAAGACCTTCATCACTCACGCGGCGTTGCTCCGTCAGGCTTTCGCCCATTGCGGAAGATTCCCTACTGCTGCCTCCCGTAGGAGTCTGGACCGTGTCTCAGTTCCAGTGTGGCCGATCACCCTCTCAGGTCGGCTATGCATCGTTGCCTTGGTAAGCCGTTACCTTACCAACTAGCTAATGCAGCGCGGATCCATCTATAAGTGACAGCAAGACCGTCTTTCACTTTTGAACCATGCGGTTCAAAATATTATCCGGTATTAGCTCCGGTTTCCCGAAGTTATCCCAGTCTTATAGGTAGGTTATCCACGTGTTACTCACCCGTCCGCCGCTAACATCAGAGAAGCAAGCTTCTCGTCCGTTCGCTCGACTTGCATGTATTAGGCACGCCGCCAGCGTTCATCCTGAGCCAGGATCAAACTCTCCATAAAAATTATGATGTTTGATTAGCTCATAAATACTAAATAATGTTTGTAACTTATAGTTACGTTTTTGGAATTAACGTTGACATATTGTCATTCAGTTTTCAATGTTCGTTTGTCACTTACAAGATTTAATTATAACTCGTAAGTTTTTGTAAGTCAAGAATTATTTTTAATTATTTTATTTCTAAAAAATAAATTTCCTAACTCAATTAATTCAACAAATATTATTTTAATATGTATTTGTTCGAATTTCAATAGTCAAATTTACACTTTATTAATATTTTAAATCAACAACTTAAAACATTTGTTTTTTAAATATTAGTGCCGTTTGACGACTTTTATATAATATCAAGTTATTCTAGTAGAGTCAACATAAAACAACACTTATTTTTGTTTAAAAATTACTGTTGAAGGGATTATTTTCTATTCGTAAGTACTATATGTATTTAAAGTGTAATTCCTTATGCTTTTTACTTCAGTTTTACAAACAAACTTATACTCACTTTATGGATAGTTATTTAGTAGACCTTCGTTTGAATATTTTTATGTTTATTTATAAAGGATACTAGTTATTAGTTAATACCACTTCCGTAGTTAGAATATTCTTTTCTTCAATTTAAATATTTTTCAGAATAAGCATAAAAAAAAGTTAAACAACTTTCATGTCGTTTAACTTCTTAAATATTACGCTTACTTATATGAAGTAAGCTAACGCTTTTTTAATTTGTCATACTACCAAAGTTAAATTATTTATCTTGGCATTCTTTACAAACTCCATAAATTTCCATTCGATGATGTGTTACGTCAAAGTCAGTCATATGCTGAGCTAATCTTTCAATTTCATTTAACTGTGGATATTGAAAATCAACAATCTTACCACATTGTTCACATATAATATGATAATGATTATGTGTATTAAAGTCGAATCGACTTGATGAGTCTCCATATGTTAATTCTTTTACAATTCCAATATCTTTAAACACTCTTAAGTTATTATATATTGTCGCAACACTTATATTTGGAAAATCAGGTGAAAGTGCTTGATAAATTTCATCAGCTGTTGGATGAGTATGTGAAGAAATTAAATAACGTAATATTGCTTGTCTTTGAGGTGTAATTCTTACGCCTGCTTGTCGCAATGATGCAATTGATTCTTCTAGTTCATGTTCAATTGATTCTATTTCAACACTCATCTATATCACCATCTTTCTTATATAATAATTATTATTACTTACTATAAATATAACTGTAGTATTGCGCGCGTGTCAATATTTACATGATGATTTCATTTAATAGCCTTTTTTAGCATCAACTTCATTCTCAATTAGACCATTCTTATTGAGAAAATTAACTAGATTGTTTTTAAAAATATCTAATAAGTCATACTTTGCTTCATAATCATTACCAGTTATATGCGCTGTTATAGTTACATTATCCAATTCATATAATTCATGATTAGGTTTCAAAGGTTCATTTTCAAACACATCTAAATATGCATGTCGAATAACTTTACTTTTTAATACTTCTATTAAGAGCGCTTCTTTAACTATGCTACCTCGTCCTATATTTATAAAAAGTGCTTCATCTTTCATTAATTCAAAATGTTTTTTCTTTAGTAAATGAATCGTTTCTTGCGTTTCTGGTAAAGCATTTATAATAATGTCAGCATTTGGTAATGTGCTTTCAAGTGATTCGATAGTATATATCTCGTCAAACTCATCTTTGTTCTGACCTGACTTGCTCAGACCAATTAAATTCATATTAAAAGCCTTTGCTAACTTCGCAGTTCTAGTAGCAATTGCACCTGTACCTAAAAATAAAACTGTTTGTCCTGATAGGCGTTTACCAGTTATTTTCGAATCATATATATGTTGTCGTTGGTTATCATATGATAGTTTCATCTTTTTATAATCATCTAAAATGAAAGCTAAAATGTATTCAGATAATTGTTTAGCTTGAACACCTTTTCCATTAGTTAAAAGTATGCCGTGATCTGCAATATAATCTAACGGCAATGTATTTACACCCGTTGCAAACCATGCAATCCATTTTAAATTCGGGCAACGTCGTAAAAATGCCTCATTGATACCGCCATCATAACCAACTAATATATCTAAATCAGCCAAGTCGCTCTCAGGTATTTCTGATGCTTTTTTATAAAATTTAAAATCTAAATCTGAAAAGCGTTGTTGTAATTCAGTTTCAACTTCACGCATACGATTTAACCCAACAACTTTCATATATGTCACCCCAAAATGTTTTTAAGTTCTTCTATTTGTGTTTTAACCTTAACCTTCTCGATAACATCTAATACTTTACCTTGTTCATCTATTATAAAAGTCGTTCTTACAATGCCCATACTTTCTTTGCCAAATGATTTTTTTAACTGATATACGCCAGTTTCTTTAGCTAATTTAAAATCTTCATCTACTAATAAATCGAAATTCAATCCGTGTTTCTCAATAAAATTTTGGTGTTTTTTCTTTGAATCACCGCTTATACCATATACTGCAACATCTAAATCATTGAACATTTCTAAATTGTCTCTAAAGTCACAAGCTTCTGTGGTACAAGTAGGTGTATTATCTCTAGGATAAAAATATATAATCGCCTTTTTACCTTTTAATGTATCATTTGTAATGACAGTTCCGTCTTGATTTTCTAATTTAAATATTGGAAATTGTTCTCCTTTTTGCAACATATAATCACCTTTTTCTTCATTATAATAATTTTATGATACGATATTAGATGAAAATATTAAATTAAAAGAGGTTGATATAAATGAATTTTAGTGAAAGTGAACGTTTACAACAACTTTCAAACGAATATATTCTAGGCGGTGTCAATTCCCCTTCTCGTTCTTATAAAGCTGTAGGAGGCGGTGCACCTGTTGTTATGAAAGAAGGACACGGTGCATATTTATATGATGTCGATGGCAATAAATTTATTGATTACCTTCAAGCATACGGTCCAATTATTACGGGGCATGCACATCCTCATATTACTAAAGCAATTCAAGAACAAGCTGCTAAAGGTGTTTTATTTGGTACACCGACTGAATTAGAAATTGAATTCAGCAAAAAATTACGTGATGCAATTCCATCTCTTGAGAAAATTCGCTTTGTAAATTCTGGAACAGAAGCAGTCATGACAACAATTCGTGTTGCACGTGCATATACTAAAAGAAATAAAATTATAAAATTTGCTGGATCTTATCATGGCCATTCTGATTTAGTATTGGTTGCAGCAGGTAGCGGCCCATCTCAGCTCGGTTCTCCAGACTCAGCTGGTGTTCCAGAAAGCGTCGCACGTGAAGTCATTACTGTACCTTTCAATGATATTAACGCCTATAAAGAAGCAATTGAATTTTGGGGTGATGAAATTGCCGCAGTATTAGTAGAACCAATTGTTGGTAACTTTGGAATGGTAATGCCTCAACCTGGATTTTTAGAAGAGGTTAATGAAATTTCACATAACAATGGGACCCTAGTGATTTATGATGAAGTAATTACTGCATTCCGTTTCCATTACGGTGCCGCTCAAGATTTATTAGGTGTTATCCCTGATTTAACTGCATTTGGTAAAATTGTTGGCGGTGGTTTACCAATTGGAGGCTATGGTGGACGTCAAGATATTATGGAACAAGTAGCACCTCTAGGACCTGCATATCAAGCTGGTACAATGGCTGGTAACCCGTTATCTATGAAAGCAGGTATTGCATTACTCGAAGTACTAGAACAAGACGGTGTTTATGAAAAATTAGACAGCTTAGGCCAACAACTAGAAGAAGGTTTACTTAAATTAATCGAAAAACATAATATCACAGCTACAATTAATCGTATTTATGGATCTTTAACATTGTACTTTACAGATGAAAAAGTCACACATTATGATCAAGTTGAACATTCTGACGGCGAAGCGTTCGGTAAATTTTTCAAATTAATGTTAAATCAAGGTATCAATTTAGCACCTTCTAAGTTTGAAGCTTGGTTCTTAACAACTGAACATACAGAAGAAGATATTAAACAAACTTTAAAAGCTGCAGACTATGCTTTTAGTCAAATGAAATAACTTTTAAGGAAGTATATTTTTAATTGAATTAAAATAAAGCAAATGCTCACATAGTAGATTCATTTTATATCGTTAACTATTAACGTTTAACTTGATATGTCACTATGTGAGTTTTTATTTTACAAATTTATACTATTTTAATCTCTGACTAAAGTTTTACATCGCTATCAGTATTATGTATGATTTATTTTAACAACTATAAATAAGCTTGAATTTTGTAACTAGTAAGTGTATAACAGTAATGAATACGAATATTAGATATTCAATAAACTTAAAAGGGGCGTCATTATTTTTGAGACTAGGAGCTCGGATTTTTAAAACTGGTATAGCCATTATTTTAGCTATGTCTATCGCTTCTTTACTACCGGATGATGTTGGTCTGAAAGCCTTAGCTGGTGTCAGTGCTGTTGTTGCAATGCAACCTAGTATTTATCGTTCATTTAAAACAGTTTCTGATCAAGCATTGGGTAACATTATAGGTGCCATACTATCTGTTACAATGGTAACAATTTTTAGTGATAATTTTATCATTATGGGTGTTACCGTCATAGTACTTATTGCTATTTTATTTAAATTTAATTTAGCACATGTTGCTACTTTGGCGAGTGTAACAGCATTAATCATTATGGGACAACATACCGGTTCTTTCTATATTACCGCCTTTTACAGGTTTGTACTTGTAATGATTGGTGTCATAAGTTCATCTCTAGTTAACTTTGTGTTTCTACCACCTAAATTTGAAACAAAAATTTACTATAATTCATTAAATATATCCTCAGATATTTTTATGTGGTTTAAATTAGTATTAAATGATACGACGGAGTTTAATAATATTAAACAAGATAGTCATAATTTAAAACAACGTGTCGAAAAGTTAGAGAAAATTTATGATTACTATAGCGAAGAACGTCCTATTACAAAAAAACATATTCACCAACAGAATAGAAAGAAAATACTTTTCAGAGAAGTAGTTCAGACGACTAGACAAGCTTATGAAGTATTAAACAAATTGTCGCGTTATCAAAACGACTTATATTTACTTAATAACAATTTCCTATTACAAATCAAATTAGATTTAGATTCATTAACTGCTTTTCACGAGCAAATTTTAGCTAGCCTTTCTAAAAAAGCACGTTATAATGTGACACATGTTGATTATGAGTTAGATAATCCGCAGAAAAAAGATTTATTGTCCACATTTCAGCATGAGTTAATAAATCATCCTTATCAAACGGAATATTCGTTTGCCAATGTTATGCAAATTGTTGCAGCCATCGAAGAGTATCGACACCATTTAGAGCATTTAGACCGCATAAGAATTAGCTTTTTCACATATCATAGATCTGATGCAGACATTGAAATTGTTGAAGAAGACTTTGATTTATAACATTAAAACAATTTTATCAATTAATGCCACAATGAGATAAACTAATATTGAATCTCGAAATTAAATTTAAAAAAGCAGTAAGATTATTTTCAATTAAGAAAATCTCTTACTGCTTTTTCTATGTTATGACCCCACCATCCTGTTACAAATTTTCTCTTCAAGATTGTACTGAAGTCAAACAACTAATACTTTATAAGTTTTGAATGCTATATAAATGCTCGTAAGCACCTTGTTTTGCAATCAATTCACGATGCGTACCTGTTTCAACAATATGTCCATTTTCAATTACGACAATTTTGTCAGCATGTGTAATAGTGGACAAGCGATGCGCTACGATAAGTGTCGTTCGATCTTTACTCAACACATCTAATGCTTCTTGAATAATGGATTCACTTTCTAAATCAAGTGCACTTGTTGCTTCATCCAAGATAAGAATTGGCGGATTATTTAAAAATATTCTAGCAATCGATAATCTTTGTTTTTGACCACCTGATAATTTAACACCTCGTTCACCTACTTCAGTGTCATATCCCTGTGGCAAGTTCATAATAAAGTCATGTGCATTAGCCATTTTCGCCGCTTCAACTACTTCTTCATCTGTTGCTGTTGGACGACCAAGTAAAATATTTTCCTTAACTGTATCAGAGAATAAAATATTATCCTGTTGCACCAATCCTATTTGATTTCTTAAACTTCCCGTTAAAAAATCTTTAATGTTGTGACCATCTATTAAAATTTGCCCAGAAGTTACATCGTAAAATCTCGGTATTAAGTTAATTAATGTTGATTTACCACCACCACTCATACCTACGAAAGCAACTGTTTCTCCTTTTTCAATACTCAAATTAATATCTTTTAAAATTGGAGCTTCGTTATCGTTATATTGAAAACTAACATGATCAATATCAATACGACCTTGTTTAATTTCAATAGGTTGAGCACCAACACCATTTTTGATGTCATAATCTTCATCAATTAATTGGAATACACGGTCCATTGAAGCAAAACTTTGCGTTAAAGTTGTAAATGATGCGACTAAACGACGTAAAGGCCCGAACAATAACTCTAAGTATCCAACAAATGCTGCAAGTGTACCTACTGTGATTGATCCAGAAATAGCAAGATATGCACCAACACCGATGACAATAATTGGTCCAATATCTGTAACTGTATTAATTGCGGCAAAGGAATAGGCATTCCATCTTGTATGTTTCAACGCACGTGTTAGGAAATTAGTATTCTTTTTATCAAAGTTTTTCGCTTCATTGTCTTCAATCGCAAAACTTTTAACGACTGAAATACCTTGAACACGTTCATGCAAGAATCCTTGAACCTCAGCTAATGCTTGAGATCTTTCACGTGTCAATTTTCTTAATCTTCCAAAGAAAACGTACACCGTTAAAATGTAAAATGGGAAGATAAACAGTGCTGCTAAAGTCAATTTCACATCTAAAAAGAACATTATGGATAGTGCAATAATAATTGTTATACAATCTAACCAAATATTCATTAACCCGGTTAAAATGAAATCTTTTGTTTGTTCAACATCATTAATCACTCTAGATATTACTTGACCTACTTGATTATTAGCATAAAATCTCGCACTTAAAGCTTGTAAATGGTTGTATAACTTTTTACGTATATCATACAATATTTTATTACTTGTCCATTGCGCCAAATATTGACGTATAAATTCAATTGGTGGTCTCACTATTACAAAAATAAATAATGCGATACCAATGGCAATAGTTAAATGATGAACTTTTTCATCAGTCGTTAGTGCGTGGTTATTAATCACGCCATCTATTGCATATTTAATTAATAGTGGTATAAGCATTGGTATACCAAACTTAATTATCCCAACAATAATCGTTGCAAAAATACGATATTTGTATGGCTTAACAAATTGCAAATATCGTTTAATCATACAATCCCCCCTAATCTATTGCCCTATCCTATTCATAAGCATAAAAATGAATAGAGGTTGGATACATAATTTGTAGATGTAAATTCTTCTTACAATTTACATTTTTAAAATTAAGATATCTCAACCTCTGTCATATTCATGTGATTAAATACGTTGTCTTATTCGTATGTTATATTCTATTCAATTTAATCTATGGATACTGTGTCCCCACACGACAGCAAAAGTTATCATACTTCTTTACATCACTAAGTCAATATAAATGATTTAATCAGTATTTACACTTTATTTGCTTAATACTGTCTAATTTTTTTGTAACGTTCTTTCCAAACTTTGATAAAATCTGGCGCGAATGGGCCCTTCTTCTGTTCTATCCATTGTTGAAGAATGTCCACGTTGCGTCTTAAAATAATATCAATATCATGCGGATAATTCATTTGATTCATATGTTGCTCATATTCATCTTCATCTAATAAATGATACTTTCCGTTTGGATATACTTTAATATCTAAATCATAGTCTATATATTTTAATGCCTCTTCATCACAAACAAATGGTGATGACAAATTGCAATAGTAATAAATTCCATCTTCTCTAAACATGCAGATAACATTAAACCAATATTCTGAGTGAAAGTAAACAATTGCCGGTTCACGTGTTATCCAAGTTCTTCCGTCACTTTCAGTCACTAACGTATGATCATTTCCACCAATGACAACATGATCAGTACCCTTTAATATTGTTGTTTCAGACCAAACGCGATGAATCTTACCATCATGTTTATAACTCTGAATTTTAATGTTTTCCCCTTCTTTAGGTATGGATTCTCTGACCATACTCCACACCACCTTCTGTTAATTTAACCATTATAAATTATAGCATATTTCAGAAATAGTATTATATAAATACATATTTTTACGAAATAAGATTTTACTACTTAATAATTAAACTCGGTAATATTGCTAAGTACTACAACAGAGATTTACATGTCCCATTTAAAGTATATAAAATCATCACTTTTATATATCAACACTTTAACTTTTTGACATTGTTATTCTATGAGATTTAAAGATATCATTTATACTTTTTAAAATTAATGTCACTATGTTTTCCGATAATATTACCAATCATCGAATGTTACCCATTTATAAATTGATAAATCTTTGACATAGGTACAGGGAATGTATATTGATCTCGATCACTTAAATCAAACCAAATCATGTCATCTGGTAATGTTTCAATGTTAATTGCTCCTGAAACGGCGTATACTTTAATCTTCCATGTTAAATGAGTAAATTGATGCTTCAACTCAAAAATAGGTGTTTCTACTGGTTGAATGTCATGACCGATTTTTTCAGTCATTTTACGTCTAGCATGCTCACTTTCAAACATAGGAAATTGCCACATACCATGCAATAATTTTTCGCTACGCTTTTGCAACAGATATTGACCTTGATTATTTCTAATTAAAAAGACGGATTGCTCAATTACTTTTTTACTTACATTTTTAGATTTAACAGGTAACTTTTCAAATGTACCTTTATCAAATGCCTCACAGTTTTCTTGAACTGGACAAAATAAGCATAATGGATTTTTTGGTGTACAAATTAACGCCCCTAATTCCATCATAGCTTGATTAAACGTTCCAGCTTCTGTAGTAACATACGGTAATAATTCTTGTTCGTACGATTTCCTCGTCGATTGTAATTTAATATCTCGATAGTCATCATTCAATCTAGACCATACTCGAAAAACATTTCCGTCTACAGTTGCTAGTGGTACATTATATGCAATGCTCATTACTGCAGCTTGTGTGTATGGGCCAACACCTTTTAACGCTTTAAATTGATCAGGATCTTTGGGAACTAAGCCTTCATATTTATCATGAACTTCTTTAATCGCCGTATGAAAATTTCGAGCTCTACTATAATATCCTAAGCCTTCCCAATACTTTAACACTTCATCTTCCGAAGCTTGACTCAAAACTTCCACAGTTGGAAATCGTTCAACAAAACGATGATAATAGTCAATAACTGTTTTAACTTGTGTCTGTTGTAACATGACCTCACTTAACCAAATATAGTACGGATTGGTCGTTTGTCGCCATGGCATTTCTCTTTGATTTTCATCAAACCAGTGTATCAAATTTTCTTTAAAACTAGACTGCTGATACATTTATAAAACCCTTTCCTCACCAAAATTAATTGTCTTTACTCATAATGTTTTTATTGTACATTAAAATCAT
The genomic region above belongs to Staphylococcus aureus and contains:
- the perR gene encoding peroxide-responsive transcriptional repressor PerR, whose translation is MSVEIESIEHELEESIASLRQAGVRITPQRQAILRYLISSHTHPTADEIYQALSPDFPNISVATIYNNLRVFKDIGIVKELTYGDSSSRFDFNTHNHYHIICEQCGKIVDFQYPQLNEIERLAQHMTDFDVTHHRMEIYGVCKECQDK
- a CDS encoding phosphoglycerate dehydrogenase, translated to MKVVGLNRMREVETELQQRFSDLDFKFYKKASEIPESDLADLDILVGYDGGINEAFLRRCPNLKWIAWFATGVNTLPLDYIADHGILLTNGKGVQAKQLSEYILAFILDDYKKMKLSYDNQRQHIYDSKITGKRLSGQTVLFLGTGAIATRTAKLAKAFNMNLIGLSKSGQNKDEFDEIYTIESLESTLPNADIIINALPETQETIHLLKKKHFELMKDEALFINIGRGSIVKEALLIEVLKSKVIRHAYLDVFENEPLKPNHELYELDNVTITAHITGNDYEAKYDLLDIFKNNLVNFLNKNGLIENEVDAKKGY
- the bcp gene encoding thioredoxin-dependent thiol peroxidase; the encoded protein is MLQKGEQFPIFKLENQDGTVITNDTLKGKKAIIYFYPRDNTPTCTTEACDFRDNLEMFNDLDVAVYGISGDSKKKHQNFIEKHGLNFDLLVDEDFKLAKETGVYQLKKSFGKESMGIVRTTFIIDEQGKVLDVIEKVKVKTQIEELKNILG
- a CDS encoding glutamate-1-semialdehyde 2,1-aminomutase; the encoded protein is MNFSESERLQQLSNEYILGGVNSPSRSYKAVGGGAPVVMKEGHGAYLYDVDGNKFIDYLQAYGPIITGHAHPHITKAIQEQAAKGVLFGTPTELEIEFSKKLRDAIPSLEKIRFVNSGTEAVMTTIRVARAYTKRNKIIKFAGSYHGHSDLVLVAAGSGPSQLGSPDSAGVPESVAREVITVPFNDINAYKEAIEFWGDEIAAVLVEPIVGNFGMVMPQPGFLEEVNEISHNNGTLVIYDEVITAFRFHYGAAQDLLGVIPDLTAFGKIVGGGLPIGGYGGRQDIMEQVAPLGPAYQAGTMAGNPLSMKAGIALLEVLEQDGVYEKLDSLGQQLEEGLLKLIEKHNITATINRIYGSLTLYFTDEKVTHYDQVEHSDGEAFGKFFKLMLNQGINLAPSKFEAWFLTTEHTEEDIKQTLKAADYAFSQMK
- a CDS encoding aromatic acid exporter family protein; the encoded protein is MRLGARIFKTGIAIILAMSIASLLPDDVGLKALAGVSAVVAMQPSIYRSFKTVSDQALGNIIGAILSVTMVTIFSDNFIIMGVTVIVLIAILFKFNLAHVATLASVTALIIMGQHTGSFYITAFYRFVLVMIGVISSSLVNFVFLPPKFETKIYYNSLNISSDIFMWFKLVLNDTTEFNNIKQDSHNLKQRVEKLEKIYDYYSEERPITKKHIHQQNRKKILFREVVQTTRQAYEVLNKLSRYQNDLYLLNNNFLLQIKLDLDSLTAFHEQILASLSKKARYNVTHVDYELDNPQKKDLLSTFQHELINHPYQTEYSFANVMQIVAAIEEYRHHLEHLDRIRISFFTYHRSDADIEIVEEDFDL
- a CDS encoding SAV1866 family putative multidrug efflux ABC transporter translates to MIKRYLQFVKPYKYRIFATIIVGIIKFGIPMLIPLLIKYAIDGVINNHALTTDEKVHHLTIAIGIALFIFVIVRPPIEFIRQYLAQWTSNKILYDIRKKLYNHLQALSARFYANNQVGQVISRVINDVEQTKDFILTGLMNIWLDCITIIIALSIMFFLDVKLTLAALFIFPFYILTVYVFFGRLRKLTRERSQALAEVQGFLHERVQGISVVKSFAIEDNEAKNFDKKNTNFLTRALKHTRWNAYSFAAINTVTDIGPIIVIGVGAYLAISGSITVGTLAAFVGYLELLFGPLRRLVASFTTLTQSFASMDRVFQLIDEDYDIKNGVGAQPIEIKQGRIDIDHVSFQYNDNEAPILKDINLSIEKGETVAFVGMSGGGKSTLINLIPRFYDVTSGQILIDGHNIKDFLTGSLRNQIGLVQQDNILFSDTVKENILLGRPTATDEEVVEAAKMANAHDFIMNLPQGYDTEVGERGVKLSGGQKQRLSIARIFLNNPPILILDEATSALDLESESIIQEALDVLSKDRTTLIVAHRLSTITHADKIVVIENGHIVETGTHRELIAKQGAYEHLYSIQNL
- a CDS encoding DUF402 domain-containing protein — protein: MVRESIPKEGENIKIQSYKHDGKIHRVWSETTILKGTDHVVIGGNDHTLVTESDGRTWITREPAIVYFHSEYWFNVICMFREDGIYYYCNLSSPFVCDEEALKYIDYDLDIKVYPNGKYHLLDEDEYEQHMNQMNYPHDIDIILRRNVDILQQWIEQKKGPFAPDFIKVWKERYKKIRQY
- the mutY gene encoding A/G-specific adenine glycosylase, with protein sequence MYQQSSFKENLIHWFDENQREMPWRQTTNPYYIWLSEVMLQQTQVKTVIDYYHRFVERFPTVEVLSQASEDEVLKYWEGLGYYSRARNFHTAIKEVHDKYEGLVPKDPDQFKALKGVGPYTQAAVMSIAYNVPLATVDGNVFRVWSRLNDDYRDIKLQSTRKSYEQELLPYVTTEAGTFNQAMMELGALICTPKNPLCLFCPVQENCEAFDKGTFEKLPVKSKNVSKKVIEQSVFLIRNNQGQYLLQKRSEKLLHGMWQFPMFESEHARRKMTEKIGHDIQPVETPIFELKHQFTHLTWKIKVYAVSGAINIETLPDDMIWFDLSDRDQYTFPVPMSKIYQFING